GTAATAACGAACTCCCTTTGGCTTTGAGATCGTTAGCCTACACGGAAAAGTTCCCCAAGCCAGAAAATGCTCATGGGGTTGACTTTCAGCTGCTCTATCTTAATCTGTCGTATATGATGATGGGACAGCCGATACAAACGATGAACCAGGCTACGAGGAAATTCTTAAAACAGGTTTACGAGGTAAGAAGCAAATGATCATTTCCATATAGTCGATTAGTAACCGGCATTATTGCTTTTCTGTTGTAGGAAACGGTACTGCAACGCACTAAATCCGAGTACCGGACGGAACTGTTATGGTTGCaggaaaaactgaaaacaCTTCGGTTGccgatgaaatcgaaacggaaaacattaATTATGAAGGATTTGAAGCTATTTTTTGCGGATCCGAACATAAACCCGCTGGAGCTACCGGTAGAAAAGATATGCTTTACACATCCGAAATAAGGTATTtagtttttaatgaaaattggtTTCTCAAATACACGTACGAGATGCTAGCTTATGGATCACCCAACAGAGTACTGTCCCTATTATTTGCAATCTATTGGCGGAGTTGCTGGATATTTCGGATTTCATAGACTCGATACTGCACAATCAACGCTTGTTCATTTTGAAATATTCGTAACATTCAAATCACGCTTTGGTTGTTTATTACTGTTATCTTTGGATGAGGGTTATGAcgaatctctttctcttttctcccGCTCTTTGCGTTAACATTTTTCTCCTACTTCAGTAATTGTTACACCAAGATAGTTAGAACGTGTTCAGGACGCATGACACTTCCATAGTTTTGACCATTGATGCACTGGTGCATATTTCCTTTCTACTAATTGAGTTATCTCGCTTTTTCCTTAATTTACTCGATCGAATTGAATGCAAAGAAGAAGCTGGTGCATTGTTGGTAATGTCTTTGACTTAAGCATTTTTTCCTGAAATATTATCCACACGTCGACACAAATTGTGCCGCGATTGATTGGTGTGATTAGGAAATggtaaaatatttataaaatcCGTGTGTTATGCAGCGTAAGATCTCGCGATACAAACATTACGTGTACTTACAAACAATTCTGTTGCATCTCACAAAAACGACCAGCAAAACATCACTAAATGATCGTATAAAATGTTAAACACTCTGCACTTTGATTTCGGTTCGATGCCGCAGCATGTGCTCATCGCGTGtccatttttaaaacattttctgAATCATACCGCCTCACTACAAGAGTTTTACTACGTTTCTTATCTGTTGTGTATAATGGTGCTTGAGTCTCTAATGAGCATGTCAAAAGATTAGTTACaattgtatttgtttgtggtgtgttaGCTAACATTTCTCGGTTTCTTTCTTTGGCTCTCAAGTCATACTTGTTCTACCTACATTCATacactgatggtgatgatgggggaGTACATGCATTTATAAAACGGTTGGCGCCTTGATTCGTTTTGATATCTTTTctaaacaacaacatccattAAGGATTGAGTTTCTCGAATGGAGAACAGGGCGTGTTGAGTTTATAGTAGGATTGTCTGGGTTAAGGTGATGGCCGCAAGCACAAACTGTTGTAATCCGAATGCCAGCATCTTTGTAGTGCTAACTGTTCGCCGGCACGAGAGTGTGTTAACATTATGTTGAACTGCAACGCCGTATCCTTTCATTTGTAGTTTAGTGGAAAGGAGAAGTTGCAGTATATTTAAAATTTTCCATTAGTTAAGCAAAGTTATAAaaatatgtgtgtatgttaagCTTTTCTTTGCGTGATATATATGAAACATTCTTTATCCTTTTCAACGAACTTCAACATATACTGTTGGTatagcttttctttttctagcGCGCTTCTTTATACCAACAATTAACAATCCGCATATCTTTTAGCTTAGTGTTAAGCATTCCGTAGTCACTGCCTGTCTCGGTACCTGTTAGTTCCACTCGAATCCGTACTACATTGTCATTGCAACGTCCCGTGTATCCTTGACGTAAGGATAATTGTAAACTGAACATCATCTGGAAGATGGGTGTAGAGTAGTGAATTTGTGTGTATACAAACATTAACGAAACAGTTAACTGATACGAATTATCACAGCAAGAAAAATAATAGCTTCATCGCCCTACACATGTACACAATTGTACAAATGTCTCTGGACAGACGAAACAGAGTTCGTGCTTGCActagtgcagcagcatatgaAAGGTATCGCTTATCAGGTGGATTGTCTTAATGTTCAGATACGTTTGTTATTTGATTTGTATAACAGTAAGTTATCGCCACTCGAAagaattatttgtttttttccgtaCTCATATACGGTTTTGATAATCACTGTTACTAGCTAATGATAAAAAGGACAGATTTTCAGTTCATTGGGGGTTACAAATGTGGCGATTTGATAGGGCACGGTTTGTTCAAGTTAAATACATCGATGAATTTTCTCAAGGGTAGATAAATCAATGAATGCATGAAATACGTTTTGTAACATTTCGTGAAGTGTTAGGTTAAATGCTAGCCATACTACTACATAAGTACCATAAGGTACAATTCTGCGTCTGCTTTTCTTTAACTTAGCTTCGATAGAACCATTCATTTGGTGTGGTTGTGTACAGTTTGTTTTCTATTCTTCTGTCCTTCTTTGGGAAATATTGTAACGCGCCATTGGTATGCAACCATCTAGTTTAATTGGAATAATGACACCTTTTGTTACActtattttgtttcattctgTAGCCAGCTGATCCAGCACGGCACTCTCAGTGCTCTTTTTTATGATTAATGCTTTAACAAAACTACTaactaataaaacaaatttagTGGACAACCTTTTGTCGTGAACATGCCTAAACTTAAGTGTTTGTGCCTCCTTCTTCAGTTTTTACCACATCATACCTTATGTGCAATAGGCATAAAGAAAAATCAAGCTGCGGGATGTGCATCACATTCGTTATTCACTGACCAACAGCAATGAGACTAATTTCAAACGATTTCTAGAATGAGTAGAAGGTGATTGTCAATGTGTGTGCTTCTCTGATCGATTGCATTGAGGTATGGATTATTGAAAAGGATCGGTTAACACTGGATACTTCTCTAGTGATAGCTTAGATACATTTTCTTTGTATCAACATAACAACGTGTTCGAGTCGATAAAGAGGATACGGCAACGGGCATGATGGTCTTTGTTAGTATTATCTGATAGTTGGTACACACGCACGATTTAAACTGGAGCTTACTTCTATCTATACAATCATATCAATCACCCATAGGTGAACCGTGAACATTGTGTGTAGTATGCAAGGCATTGCCACCGATAATGATAcagttttcttcttcctttgctcCTCACATCCCTTGCCTGTTCAAATGCATCTGTGTTGCCTTCATTCTATACATACTACTACTCGTTGGAATAAATTAGAATGAACTACGCTAACCTCGTTCAGAGCTTTCTTGTCCCTTACTTTCGATCGGTACGAATATGTTCCTGTTGTAATGATACGATAAAGACGTAAAGAAGAGTCCTCAAAAAAGCTTTTGAGAATTTACACCAGCTTAGCTAATTATGTCGTATGTACAGTGTACTGCTTCCGACTACAACCTTCGCAACACTGCTATATTGTGTAATAGTTGTAGTAGAGTTTGTAAAAAGATTGAATGATTGGATGAACTGTCTATCCAAAGACTGTAGAAAACTAAAAGTAACTACAAATAGAACCAAAACGCAAATTTACTTCAAAATGTAAGTATACACGGAATCGGTGGACTAAATTCGCATGGTAAACCGAAACAAGATTACTAATGTAGTTAGTAATCTTATAATTATAATGTAATTATTGGTATTCAAATAAGATGTTGCTTTTGGACAAACCATACAAAGAGACGAATACAATTTGATATGTTGAATTCAAAATGTAGCCTGCGAAGTGTCTACGATTAATTTATCCTTCATGGATTGCTCTTTTCGTTCCACGTTTTATatgctttcgtcgtcgtagtcaCAGCTTAATGTACGATTGTATATTATATCGTGCCAAACCTATGAACAGTGGAAATTATTGAAtacgtttcattttttctttccctaACCAAGGCCCTAACCGGTTTGGTAATagttaacaaaacaaaattcttATATGCATATAATAGAAAGAGGTGCTAGTAAGAGCAAAAATAGGAAACTTTAGTTTAGTGAAGAGCAATTTTAGTGCTGAATATGTGTTTTGGTTATTCACTTATCCACTATCATCCATGTATCGCCCCTCGCGGAATTCGATGGGCCTGTGTCCTTTAACATCAAGATTCAGTACGGATCACGTCCAGCGTGATTAAGTTTGTTCTTACTCACACgctacacacactcacacgagGCAAACAGGCCTCCGTTCGGTTTGCTATAATTTACCAATTAACGGAACCAGTGTTCGGTTCCGATTACCGAACTACAGCTGGAGTTGGGATCCGTTTTGCAATTTATTTCCGCCATGTGGGCTAGAAGCTAGTTATGGAGCTATTGCTTTTCAATGGGTCTCAATATTAAAACCCACAACACGTGCTGGCAACATCCTCTTCTGTCATATGAATGAGCGTTGTAGTGAAAGGTTCGTCGGGTAGCATgtcgtttggttttgcaatctACGCGAACGCCAGAAGCCAGCATTCCTATTCTGTTGTGATGAGGGTTCCCTTTCGAATAGATAGCTTTACCCAGGCGGTTTAGGTGTTGACAGGGTCAACCGGATTCCGCTTTGCGAGAAGTTAATTAGCGGGATATTATGTACATAAGCTCTCGGAAAAGGTATTTGTAGTCTCGATCAGATATTGGTGAGCTTACGTATCCTGCTCCGAATGAATCGACAGTTTTTAGTCGTTTGTTATAAGAACTACTAGTCAACGTGTTGTGGCGCCGAGATCATCCACTAGATTGGAACATTTGCTAGAAAAGGTTTGCTGCCGGCAAATACTGATGGATGCTTTGGGGCATT
This sequence is a window from Anopheles darlingi chromosome 3, idAnoDarlMG_H_01, whole genome shotgun sequence. Protein-coding genes within it:
- the LOC125957185 gene encoding uncharacterized protein LOC125957185 gives rise to the protein MATKKGTENQPTKGESMKTLNNAFHKYGPDHPSEILKHYKPEDPAKFVQFVNDFALRSEKCELDKLSNTPEFIQCVSWSELLDSKGFRETCNNELPLALRSLAYTEKFPKPENAHGVDFQLLYLNLSYMMMGQPIQTMNQATRKFLKQVYEETVLQRTKSEYRTELLWLQEKLKTLRLPMKSKRKTLIMKDLKLFFADPNINPLELPVEKICFTHPK